Proteins co-encoded in one Neodiprion lecontei isolate iyNeoLeco1 chromosome 3, iyNeoLeco1.1, whole genome shotgun sequence genomic window:
- the LOC107226516 gene encoding nuclear pore complex protein Nup214 isoform X1 has product MPGDVCTERLPPVRASAHSSATSGKRYKTVLHSQPSSCPSYPTFDVFILIDWLMEFQFKQSTHWKISDGFSSIPVACSLIAVDGKRGLIYTACDHKIIVLKSGHSLDKEWRKEFVMPAKVTCLAFNCNCSYLAVVFDSPTAYIYNAASVVQQQLELLREIKLSSSYNVHILDLRWNPCISGMLCTVTSDHSIGSFNISSDKNSSVLTILEKLEKLDVLCVAWSPKGKQLVVGSKNGSLLQLKPDLKAARIIAGPDPSIGSVIALLWISSYQFCAAYLDPQDSRINVLIIDAPKGESQGIFTCYEDITYSVPDVEGKEGSPPRYYFEHIAEWGLIIAASSTSSEIAVLGSLDNGTTWQQWQLVDSGRAQLPLVRTNETFPVGLAVDRTSVNKLPWGGEGSTLPHPVPILHIFGTSGQLCSFHMVNLMPGIPPVCSPPTETLPLYSEPHPSLAPTEISFNLDGRVTSTPRPKQIEPIMDRPTSAVTTNVSPKTSEVSIPQPQTELFVTKPPIEKIEVSSKVDTSLVPRKELKETEKVSIDSNVCVLTYEEVCNDFEKELSSRRETQSVDIGSPGERTQLIEKSENMQRFLTDLQETTTSLTSDINYLKALLLQTFAWLEETKSKCSSKASSNPQNRGNNNKLKELQNLVYYIQSQLEQAARALDYEWFEHVNKEKNKMKVPRLDFVHQIMLQHSQSIAKVENLIQAQVKKWKTLTRRDITSSLNKSLADMSLSSSVNNKAPSGAIEYKCKAIAQRNCSFTCEKQRTLRNLLNQTTIKIIKAATPSEIQDRLEATISSLAMQSPPKEVQRRKNVLIEKLMREDALPAPPPIPAAKSPLASLDQIVANIGSVGIQPNLNLQNKAPALIGTPASTLPIKTSQVGVKPSSTQNKSTASISLPSIKVPQVDGKARIAATLVASQTPSTAQSVQSKPTSAALFGTPPTPHTPQKPITGIPSGMKSVTISEVSPFTSSASRSSVLPLLPPALMPTTITAINKPFSKIDTLPFNSVIAKTEAQPTSTTISTSTTTPIVVSTSIQTIPQSSVSFMSTVQTPASQASTYPITLKTSNSSVTTQRALTTTTSVNVTTSQIASFSFATKPASNTPFSFASKSVASPTSSTAQSLDLSVMGLDLQTSNTSIKNVTSTTTVAAGGFFGSVGTSSPGSIFGGTSTILKDKPANPIFGNPPGSSLFGGVSAGSNIISSFSESATPGALKLPVFGNSPTGLTAPIFGGSAANPLKSVSGETPAVSTATSGFENSANLPSASVFGNVSTTSDTPSIFGGNSTEFSSAPTLGGTTSPPASIFGKANNSPIKPPIFAGDSVNSSTPSVFGRPPDAESFTFGGIPANSTPLPAFGSGPTISTSPSMFGGAISNPQTASIFGGTAPTPSTSSVFGTVTPSNQSIFGGAPVIPTPTTNIGSTSPTLTATAPAFSQTATFGAKPAFGSTFGASKPIFGGGFANTAFSGATQPTTAFGGFGTPSPLGANSGSIGSSSMQKVFGESSGSSTFENLATQEGGLTFGNLAQKQQEPAAPPPFSGGSSFQSWR; this is encoded by the exons ATGCCGGGCGACGTATGCACGGAACGACTGCCCCCTGTTCGAGCCAGTGCGCACTCAAGTGCAACCAGTGGAAAACGCTATAAGACCGTGCTCCACAGCCAACCTAGCTCCTGCCCTTCCTATCCCACTTTCGATGTTTTCATCCTCATTGATTGGTTAATG gaatttcaatttaaacaATCCACACATTGGAAAATATCAGATGGATTCAGCTCAATCCCTGTAGCTTGTAGCCTGATTGCAGTAGATGGGAAACGTGGATTGATTTACACAGCTTGCGACCACAAAATCATAGTCCTGAAAAGTGGCCACAGTCTGGACAAGGAATGGAGAAAGGAATTTGTTATGCCAGCAAAAGTTACTTGCCTTGCATTTAATTGCAATTGCTCGTACTTAGCTGTTGTTTTTGATTCTCCCACAGCTTACATTTACAATGCTGCTTCAGTTGTACAACAG CAATTGGAGCTCCTACGAGAGATCAAATTATCGTCCTCATATAATGTCCATATTTTGGATCTTCGTTGGAATCCTTGCATCTCTGGAATGTTATGTACAGTAACAAGTGATCACTCTATAGGCAGTTTTAATATATCATCTGACAAAAATTCATCAGTTCTGACAATATTGGAAAAACTAGAAAAGTTAGATGTGCTCTGTGTGGCTTGGAGTCCCAAGGGAAAACAATTAGTAGTCGGAAGCAAGAATGGAAGTTTGCTACAGTTGAAACCAGATTTAAAGGCAGCCAGAATCATTGCAGGTCCTGATCCGAGCATCGGCAGTGTCATTGCTCTTTTATGGATCAGCAGTTACCAATTTTGCGCTGCCTATTTAGACCCACAAGACTCACGAATTAATGTCCTCATTATAGATGCCCCCAAAGGTGAATCTCAGGGCATCTTTACTTGTTATGAAGATATAACTTATAGCGTGCCCGATGTTGAAGGAAAAGAGGGCAGTCCGCCCCGATACTATTTTGAACATATTGCTGAATGGGGATTAATTATTGCTGCTAGTAGTACCAGTAGTGAAATTGCTGTTCTTGGCTCACTAGATAATGGAACAACATGGCAGCAATGGCAGTTAGTTGACAGTGGAAGAGCTCAGCTACCTCTTGTGCGAACTAATGAAACCTTTCCTGTTGGCCTAGCAGTAGATAGAACATCTGTAAACAAGCTACCGTGGGGTGGAGAGGGCTCAACGCTTCCCCACCCTGTACCTATACTTCATATATTTGGAACTTCCGGGCAACTCTGCAGTTTTCATATGGTAAATTTAATGCCAGGAATTCCACCAGTCTGCTCTCCTCCGACTGAAACTCTTCCATTGTATAGTGAACCACACCCAAGTCTTGCTCCTACAGAAATATCATTTAATTTGGATGGCAGAGTCACCAGCACTCCACGACCTAAACAAATTGAGCCGATCATGGATCGACCAACATCAGCTGTAACCACAAACGTATCTCCGAAGACCTCAGAAGTTTCTATTCCACAACCGCAAACTGAATTGTTTGTAACAAAACCCCctattgagaaaattgaagtaTCATCGAAAGTAGACACATCACTAGTACCCAGAAAGGAACTAAAAGAGACGGAAAAAGTCAGCATAGACAGTAACGTATGTGTTTTGACATACGAGGAGGTAtgcaatgattttgaaaaagaacTGAGTAGTCGTAGGGAAACACAGTCCGTAGATATCGGCTCGCCAGGCGAACGTACGCAacttattgaaaaatctgaaaatatgcAACGCTTCCTAACAGATTTACAGGAAACAACTACTAGTTTGACAAGTGACATCAATTACTTAAAAGCTTTGTTATTGCAGACTTTTGCCTGGCTGGAAGAAACGAAATCTAAATGCTCTTCTAAAGCTTCAAGTAATCCCCAAAATCgaggaaataataataagctgAAAGAATTGCAAAATCTTGTCTATTATATTCAGTCTCAATTGGAGCAAGCTGCAAGAGCCCTAGATTACGAATGGTTCGAGcatgtaaataaagaaaaaaataaaatgaaagtaCCGAGGCTTGATTTCGTTCATCAAATCATGCTTCAGCATTCACAATCTATTGCCAAAGtggaaaatttgattcaaGCTCAGGTTAAGAAGTGGAAAACTCTTACACGTAGAGATATTACTTCTTCATTAAATAAATCCTTGGCCGATATGTCTCTATCTTCATCCGTCAATAACAAAGCTCCTAGTGGTGCTATAGAGTACAAATGTAAAGCAATTGCACAGAGAAATTGCAGCTTTACCTGTGAGAAACAACGCACTTTGAGGAATTTGTTGAACCAAACCACGATAAAGATAATTAAAGCAGCAACCCCTTCAGAAATTCAGGATCGCTTGGAGGCAACAATATCTTCTCTGGCAATGCAAAGTCCACCCAAAGAAGTACAGAGACGTAAGAATGTCTTAATAGAAAAACTGATGCGGGAAGATGCACTACCTGCACCTCCACCTATCCCAGCTGCAAAAAGTCCCTTAGCATCTTTGGATCAAATTGTCGCCAACATTGGATCTGTTGGCATTCAGCCAAACCTTAATTTGCAGAATAAAGCACCAGCCTTGATCGGAACACCTGCTTCCACTCTACCAATCAAAACATCTCAAGTTGGAGTCAAACCTAGTAGCACACAGAATAAGTCCACAGCATCCATTTCTCTTCCGTCGATCAAAGTACCACAAGTGGATGGCAAAGCACGAATAGCTGCTACATTAGTAGCATCGCAAACCCCATCAACAGCACAGTCTGTACAAAGCAAGCCAACTTCTGCTGCACTATTTGGCACACCTCCTACACCTCATACACCTCAAAAACCCATAACTGGCATCCCCAGTGGAATGAAATCTGTGACAATATCAGAAGTATCTCCATTCACATCTTCTGCTTCTAGATCATCGGTATTGCCATTGTTGCCTCCTGCACTGATGCCAACTACAATCACAGCTATTAATaaacctttttcaaaaattgacacTCTTCCATTTAATTCTGTTATTGCTAAAACTGAGGCACAGCCAACATCTACAACAATATCTACCTCAACAACTACACCAATAGTAGTTTCCACTTCTATACAAACCATCCCACAATCCAGTGTTAGTTTTATGTCAACAGTTCAAACACCAGCGAGCCAAGCGTCGACTTATCCCATTACACTGAAAACATCAAATAGTTCAGTCACCACACAAAGAGCATTAACGACTACAACTTCGGTAAACGTAACAACGTCACAAATCGCGAGTTTTTCATTTGCAACTAAACCTGCAAGTAATACGCCTTTTTCATTCGCCTCAAAATCAGTAGCCAGCCCAACATCAAGCACAGCTCAGTCGTTGGATCTATCAGTCATGGGGTTGGACTTACAGACTTCTAATACTTCGATTAAAAACGTAACATCAACAACAACAGTGGCGGCTGGTGGCTTTTTTGGATCTGTTGGGACGTCATCACCTGGATCAATATTTGGTGGAACTTCAACTATCTTGAAGGATAAGCCAGCAAATCCAATTTTTGGGAATCCTCCTGGGTCTTCGCTGTTTGGCGGGGTCTCAGCGGGTAGTAACATAATATCTTCGTTCAGCGAAAGTGCAACACCTGGTGCGCTAAAGCTACCAGTTTTTGGTAATAGCCCCACTGGCCTAACTGCACCTATTTTTGGTGGATCTGCTGCAAACCCGCTGAAGTCTGTTTCTGGTGAAACACCAGCTGTATCCACAGCTACATCAGGATTTGAAAATTCCGCTAATTTACCATCAGCTTCAGTTTTTGGTAATGTTTCTACCACCTCCGACACTCCATCAATATTTGGAGGTAATTCTACTGAATTTTCAAGTGCACCTACTTTGGGAGGAACTACCAGTCCACCGGCATCAATTTTTGGCAAAGCTAATAACAGTCCCATTAAACCACCAATATTTGCTGGTGACTCTGttaattcttcgacaccctcCGTTTTCGGCAGACCTCCCGATGCTGAATCATTTACGTTTGGTGGTATTCCAGCTAATTCTACACCACTACCAGCTTTCGGAAGTGGTCCCACAATTTCCACGAGCCCATCAATGTTTGGTGGAGCTATTTCTAATCCCCAAACTGCATCAATTTTTGGTGGTACAGCTCCAACTCCTTCTACCTCATCAGTCTTTGGTACTGTTACACCGTCAAATCAATCAATATTCGGAGGGGCACCTGTAattcctactcctactacTAACATCGGCTCAACTTCACCAACACTGACGGCTACTGCACCAGCATTTAGCCAAACAGCAACTTTTGGTGCCAAGCCAGCATTTGGATCCACTTTTGGAGCATCAAAACCTATATTTGGCGGCGGATTTGCAAATACTGCATTTTCAGGTGCTACACAACCTACAA CTGCTTTCGGTGGGTTTGGCACGCCATCGCCATTAGGAGCTAACTCCGGTAGTATCGGCAGCAGTTCAATGCAGAAAGTATTTGGTGAAAGCAGTGGAAGTAGTACCTTTGAAAATCTTGCCACTCAGGAAGGAGGATTAACTTTTGGCAATTTAGCTCAGAAGCAACAAGAACCAGCAGCCCCACCACCCTTTTCAGG AGGAAGCTCGTTCCAGAGTTGGAGATAA
- the LOC107226516 gene encoding nuclear pore complex protein Nup214 isoform X2 gives MKAAPEPKDVLEFQFKQSTHWKISDGFSSIPVACSLIAVDGKRGLIYTACDHKIIVLKSGHSLDKEWRKEFVMPAKVTCLAFNCNCSYLAVVFDSPTAYIYNAASVVQQQLELLREIKLSSSYNVHILDLRWNPCISGMLCTVTSDHSIGSFNISSDKNSSVLTILEKLEKLDVLCVAWSPKGKQLVVGSKNGSLLQLKPDLKAARIIAGPDPSIGSVIALLWISSYQFCAAYLDPQDSRINVLIIDAPKGESQGIFTCYEDITYSVPDVEGKEGSPPRYYFEHIAEWGLIIAASSTSSEIAVLGSLDNGTTWQQWQLVDSGRAQLPLVRTNETFPVGLAVDRTSVNKLPWGGEGSTLPHPVPILHIFGTSGQLCSFHMVNLMPGIPPVCSPPTETLPLYSEPHPSLAPTEISFNLDGRVTSTPRPKQIEPIMDRPTSAVTTNVSPKTSEVSIPQPQTELFVTKPPIEKIEVSSKVDTSLVPRKELKETEKVSIDSNVCVLTYEEVCNDFEKELSSRRETQSVDIGSPGERTQLIEKSENMQRFLTDLQETTTSLTSDINYLKALLLQTFAWLEETKSKCSSKASSNPQNRGNNNKLKELQNLVYYIQSQLEQAARALDYEWFEHVNKEKNKMKVPRLDFVHQIMLQHSQSIAKVENLIQAQVKKWKTLTRRDITSSLNKSLADMSLSSSVNNKAPSGAIEYKCKAIAQRNCSFTCEKQRTLRNLLNQTTIKIIKAATPSEIQDRLEATISSLAMQSPPKEVQRRKNVLIEKLMREDALPAPPPIPAAKSPLASLDQIVANIGSVGIQPNLNLQNKAPALIGTPASTLPIKTSQVGVKPSSTQNKSTASISLPSIKVPQVDGKARIAATLVASQTPSTAQSVQSKPTSAALFGTPPTPHTPQKPITGIPSGMKSVTISEVSPFTSSASRSSVLPLLPPALMPTTITAINKPFSKIDTLPFNSVIAKTEAQPTSTTISTSTTTPIVVSTSIQTIPQSSVSFMSTVQTPASQASTYPITLKTSNSSVTTQRALTTTTSVNVTTSQIASFSFATKPASNTPFSFASKSVASPTSSTAQSLDLSVMGLDLQTSNTSIKNVTSTTTVAAGGFFGSVGTSSPGSIFGGTSTILKDKPANPIFGNPPGSSLFGGVSAGSNIISSFSESATPGALKLPVFGNSPTGLTAPIFGGSAANPLKSVSGETPAVSTATSGFENSANLPSASVFGNVSTTSDTPSIFGGNSTEFSSAPTLGGTTSPPASIFGKANNSPIKPPIFAGDSVNSSTPSVFGRPPDAESFTFGGIPANSTPLPAFGSGPTISTSPSMFGGAISNPQTASIFGGTAPTPSTSSVFGTVTPSNQSIFGGAPVIPTPTTNIGSTSPTLTATAPAFSQTATFGAKPAFGSTFGASKPIFGGGFANTAFSGATQPTTAFGGFGTPSPLGANSGSIGSSSMQKVFGESSGSSTFENLATQEGGLTFGNLAQKQQEPAAPPPFSGGSSFQSWR, from the exons atgaaggcGGCACCGGAGCCTAAGGATGTACTG gaatttcaatttaaacaATCCACACATTGGAAAATATCAGATGGATTCAGCTCAATCCCTGTAGCTTGTAGCCTGATTGCAGTAGATGGGAAACGTGGATTGATTTACACAGCTTGCGACCACAAAATCATAGTCCTGAAAAGTGGCCACAGTCTGGACAAGGAATGGAGAAAGGAATTTGTTATGCCAGCAAAAGTTACTTGCCTTGCATTTAATTGCAATTGCTCGTACTTAGCTGTTGTTTTTGATTCTCCCACAGCTTACATTTACAATGCTGCTTCAGTTGTACAACAG CAATTGGAGCTCCTACGAGAGATCAAATTATCGTCCTCATATAATGTCCATATTTTGGATCTTCGTTGGAATCCTTGCATCTCTGGAATGTTATGTACAGTAACAAGTGATCACTCTATAGGCAGTTTTAATATATCATCTGACAAAAATTCATCAGTTCTGACAATATTGGAAAAACTAGAAAAGTTAGATGTGCTCTGTGTGGCTTGGAGTCCCAAGGGAAAACAATTAGTAGTCGGAAGCAAGAATGGAAGTTTGCTACAGTTGAAACCAGATTTAAAGGCAGCCAGAATCATTGCAGGTCCTGATCCGAGCATCGGCAGTGTCATTGCTCTTTTATGGATCAGCAGTTACCAATTTTGCGCTGCCTATTTAGACCCACAAGACTCACGAATTAATGTCCTCATTATAGATGCCCCCAAAGGTGAATCTCAGGGCATCTTTACTTGTTATGAAGATATAACTTATAGCGTGCCCGATGTTGAAGGAAAAGAGGGCAGTCCGCCCCGATACTATTTTGAACATATTGCTGAATGGGGATTAATTATTGCTGCTAGTAGTACCAGTAGTGAAATTGCTGTTCTTGGCTCACTAGATAATGGAACAACATGGCAGCAATGGCAGTTAGTTGACAGTGGAAGAGCTCAGCTACCTCTTGTGCGAACTAATGAAACCTTTCCTGTTGGCCTAGCAGTAGATAGAACATCTGTAAACAAGCTACCGTGGGGTGGAGAGGGCTCAACGCTTCCCCACCCTGTACCTATACTTCATATATTTGGAACTTCCGGGCAACTCTGCAGTTTTCATATGGTAAATTTAATGCCAGGAATTCCACCAGTCTGCTCTCCTCCGACTGAAACTCTTCCATTGTATAGTGAACCACACCCAAGTCTTGCTCCTACAGAAATATCATTTAATTTGGATGGCAGAGTCACCAGCACTCCACGACCTAAACAAATTGAGCCGATCATGGATCGACCAACATCAGCTGTAACCACAAACGTATCTCCGAAGACCTCAGAAGTTTCTATTCCACAACCGCAAACTGAATTGTTTGTAACAAAACCCCctattgagaaaattgaagtaTCATCGAAAGTAGACACATCACTAGTACCCAGAAAGGAACTAAAAGAGACGGAAAAAGTCAGCATAGACAGTAACGTATGTGTTTTGACATACGAGGAGGTAtgcaatgattttgaaaaagaacTGAGTAGTCGTAGGGAAACACAGTCCGTAGATATCGGCTCGCCAGGCGAACGTACGCAacttattgaaaaatctgaaaatatgcAACGCTTCCTAACAGATTTACAGGAAACAACTACTAGTTTGACAAGTGACATCAATTACTTAAAAGCTTTGTTATTGCAGACTTTTGCCTGGCTGGAAGAAACGAAATCTAAATGCTCTTCTAAAGCTTCAAGTAATCCCCAAAATCgaggaaataataataagctgAAAGAATTGCAAAATCTTGTCTATTATATTCAGTCTCAATTGGAGCAAGCTGCAAGAGCCCTAGATTACGAATGGTTCGAGcatgtaaataaagaaaaaaataaaatgaaagtaCCGAGGCTTGATTTCGTTCATCAAATCATGCTTCAGCATTCACAATCTATTGCCAAAGtggaaaatttgattcaaGCTCAGGTTAAGAAGTGGAAAACTCTTACACGTAGAGATATTACTTCTTCATTAAATAAATCCTTGGCCGATATGTCTCTATCTTCATCCGTCAATAACAAAGCTCCTAGTGGTGCTATAGAGTACAAATGTAAAGCAATTGCACAGAGAAATTGCAGCTTTACCTGTGAGAAACAACGCACTTTGAGGAATTTGTTGAACCAAACCACGATAAAGATAATTAAAGCAGCAACCCCTTCAGAAATTCAGGATCGCTTGGAGGCAACAATATCTTCTCTGGCAATGCAAAGTCCACCCAAAGAAGTACAGAGACGTAAGAATGTCTTAATAGAAAAACTGATGCGGGAAGATGCACTACCTGCACCTCCACCTATCCCAGCTGCAAAAAGTCCCTTAGCATCTTTGGATCAAATTGTCGCCAACATTGGATCTGTTGGCATTCAGCCAAACCTTAATTTGCAGAATAAAGCACCAGCCTTGATCGGAACACCTGCTTCCACTCTACCAATCAAAACATCTCAAGTTGGAGTCAAACCTAGTAGCACACAGAATAAGTCCACAGCATCCATTTCTCTTCCGTCGATCAAAGTACCACAAGTGGATGGCAAAGCACGAATAGCTGCTACATTAGTAGCATCGCAAACCCCATCAACAGCACAGTCTGTACAAAGCAAGCCAACTTCTGCTGCACTATTTGGCACACCTCCTACACCTCATACACCTCAAAAACCCATAACTGGCATCCCCAGTGGAATGAAATCTGTGACAATATCAGAAGTATCTCCATTCACATCTTCTGCTTCTAGATCATCGGTATTGCCATTGTTGCCTCCTGCACTGATGCCAACTACAATCACAGCTATTAATaaacctttttcaaaaattgacacTCTTCCATTTAATTCTGTTATTGCTAAAACTGAGGCACAGCCAACATCTACAACAATATCTACCTCAACAACTACACCAATAGTAGTTTCCACTTCTATACAAACCATCCCACAATCCAGTGTTAGTTTTATGTCAACAGTTCAAACACCAGCGAGCCAAGCGTCGACTTATCCCATTACACTGAAAACATCAAATAGTTCAGTCACCACACAAAGAGCATTAACGACTACAACTTCGGTAAACGTAACAACGTCACAAATCGCGAGTTTTTCATTTGCAACTAAACCTGCAAGTAATACGCCTTTTTCATTCGCCTCAAAATCAGTAGCCAGCCCAACATCAAGCACAGCTCAGTCGTTGGATCTATCAGTCATGGGGTTGGACTTACAGACTTCTAATACTTCGATTAAAAACGTAACATCAACAACAACAGTGGCGGCTGGTGGCTTTTTTGGATCTGTTGGGACGTCATCACCTGGATCAATATTTGGTGGAACTTCAACTATCTTGAAGGATAAGCCAGCAAATCCAATTTTTGGGAATCCTCCTGGGTCTTCGCTGTTTGGCGGGGTCTCAGCGGGTAGTAACATAATATCTTCGTTCAGCGAAAGTGCAACACCTGGTGCGCTAAAGCTACCAGTTTTTGGTAATAGCCCCACTGGCCTAACTGCACCTATTTTTGGTGGATCTGCTGCAAACCCGCTGAAGTCTGTTTCTGGTGAAACACCAGCTGTATCCACAGCTACATCAGGATTTGAAAATTCCGCTAATTTACCATCAGCTTCAGTTTTTGGTAATGTTTCTACCACCTCCGACACTCCATCAATATTTGGAGGTAATTCTACTGAATTTTCAAGTGCACCTACTTTGGGAGGAACTACCAGTCCACCGGCATCAATTTTTGGCAAAGCTAATAACAGTCCCATTAAACCACCAATATTTGCTGGTGACTCTGttaattcttcgacaccctcCGTTTTCGGCAGACCTCCCGATGCTGAATCATTTACGTTTGGTGGTATTCCAGCTAATTCTACACCACTACCAGCTTTCGGAAGTGGTCCCACAATTTCCACGAGCCCATCAATGTTTGGTGGAGCTATTTCTAATCCCCAAACTGCATCAATTTTTGGTGGTACAGCTCCAACTCCTTCTACCTCATCAGTCTTTGGTACTGTTACACCGTCAAATCAATCAATATTCGGAGGGGCACCTGTAattcctactcctactacTAACATCGGCTCAACTTCACCAACACTGACGGCTACTGCACCAGCATTTAGCCAAACAGCAACTTTTGGTGCCAAGCCAGCATTTGGATCCACTTTTGGAGCATCAAAACCTATATTTGGCGGCGGATTTGCAAATACTGCATTTTCAGGTGCTACACAACCTACAA CTGCTTTCGGTGGGTTTGGCACGCCATCGCCATTAGGAGCTAACTCCGGTAGTATCGGCAGCAGTTCAATGCAGAAAGTATTTGGTGAAAGCAGTGGAAGTAGTACCTTTGAAAATCTTGCCACTCAGGAAGGAGGATTAACTTTTGGCAATTTAGCTCAGAAGCAACAAGAACCAGCAGCCCCACCACCCTTTTCAGG AGGAAGCTCGTTCCAGAGTTGGAGATAA